The sequence GATATGCTTTTTGAATTCGTCCGCAAAATTAACCAATAAAGCCTAATCCCAAAGGATATTTGGGAAATAATCCGAAGCTTATCAATTATTTGTTAAGGAATTGCTCCAAAAATGTACCTGTAGTCAAAAAATCACTCCATCACTCTACGCGCAAATAAAAATACCTTGGACCAATAGCGATTACTCAAATAATCCTCCGAAACGCCCAAAGAAGTAGAAGAATGGATAAATCGAACATCATTTTTGCTTACTTCAGTCACAATCCCAGCATGAGTCACCCTGTTTTTTCTTCTTCCTGTAGCAAAAAATAATAAGTCTCCACGCTGTAAATCTCTTTGATTAATTTTTTTTCCTACCTGACTCTGATCTGCAGAAACTCGGGGCATCGTGACTCCAACAGAATAAAAAGCATGGTACACTAAGGCCGAACAATCCATTCCTGCTCTGGTTGTGCCGCCATATTTATAAGGAGTCCCAGTATAGCTTCTAGCGGTAGAAATCACCACATCAAACGGATCCGATGCTACTTTCTTCTTGGAAGCACAGGAAAAGGCCAAGAAAGCCAGAATTGGAATCAAATAGAAAAAGGTAGAAAATCTTTGTTTGATCATTCGCGTATTTACTCTTTCAAGTATATGATTCTTGAACGAAGGAATCAACCCTAATATATCAAAATCAACCTATCATTTCGTTATATTCGTAGTTTGAAGCGAAGGATATGAGTAGAGAAGAATTCACAAACCTCCCTTTCCATAAAAAAATCACCACCTTATATACTGAGGGCACATTTG comes from Algoriphagus halophilus and encodes:
- a CDS encoding C40 family peptidase, coding for MIKQRFSTFFYLIPILAFLAFSCASKKKVASDPFDVVISTARSYTGTPYKYGGTTRAGMDCSALVYHAFYSVGVTMPRVSADQSQVGKKINQRDLQRGDLLFFATGRRKNRVTHAGIVTEVSKNDVRFIHSSTSLGVSEDYLSNRYWSKVFLFARRVME